A part of Nocardioides sp. WS12 genomic DNA contains:
- a CDS encoding antitoxin gives MSLTDKFKDAKDKATDAVAEHGDKIEAGIDKVAGFVDDKTGGKFSDKIEGATSKAKDALGKVEGDKGEQA, from the coding sequence ATGAGCCTCACGGACAAGTTCAAGGACGCCAAGGACAAGGCCACCGACGCGGTTGCCGAGCACGGCGACAAGATCGAAGCCGGCATCGACAAGGTCGCGGGCTTCGTCGACGACAAGACCGGCGGCAAGTTCAGCGACAAGATCGAGGGCGCCACCAGCAAGGCCAAGGATGCACTCGGCAAGGTCGAGGGCGACAAGGGCGAGCAAGCCTGA
- the miaA gene encoding tRNA (adenosine(37)-N6)-dimethylallyltransferase MiaA, which translates to MPQPFNTSEIPIVALVGPTASGKTALSLDLASALHGEIVNTDAMQVYRGMDIGTAKLPLAERRGIPHHLLDTLEIRDVATVSDFQAWARAAIADLRARAVTPVLVGGSGLYTRVILDQFDFPGTDVVVRERLEAELDQVGAVAMNARLRVLDPVAADRIGDNGRRIVRALEVIELTGEPWSARLPVQEYADPHTVQIGVSIDPAILEERIRQRVQEMFDEGFVAEVEELLDRGLADGRTARVAIGYRQVMAALAGEMSLEEAQERTFTATRKFSRKQMAWWKADPRITWVEYDDPDRVAKALAAVRKIGQAPGS; encoded by the coding sequence ATGCCGCAGCCGTTCAACACGTCGGAGATTCCGATCGTTGCGCTCGTCGGGCCCACCGCCAGCGGCAAGACGGCGCTGTCCCTCGATCTGGCTTCCGCGCTGCACGGAGAAATCGTCAACACCGATGCCATGCAGGTCTACCGCGGCATGGACATCGGTACGGCGAAGCTGCCGCTCGCCGAACGACGCGGGATCCCGCACCACCTGCTCGACACCCTCGAGATCCGCGACGTGGCCACGGTGTCGGACTTCCAGGCCTGGGCACGGGCGGCGATCGCGGACCTGCGCGCACGCGCGGTGACACCAGTCCTGGTGGGCGGATCGGGCCTCTACACGCGGGTGATCCTCGACCAGTTCGACTTTCCCGGGACCGACGTCGTGGTGCGGGAGCGGCTGGAGGCCGAGCTGGATCAGGTGGGTGCCGTGGCCATGAACGCCCGGCTGCGGGTGCTCGATCCCGTCGCCGCCGACCGGATCGGGGACAACGGGCGCCGGATCGTGCGGGCGCTCGAGGTGATCGAGTTGACCGGCGAGCCCTGGAGCGCGCGGCTCCCCGTGCAGGAGTACGCCGACCCGCACACGGTCCAGATCGGCGTCTCCATCGACCCGGCGATCCTCGAGGAACGGATCCGGCAACGGGTCCAGGAGATGTTCGACGAGGGCTTCGTCGCGGAGGTCGAGGAGCTGCTGGACCGAGGCCTGGCCGACGGACGCACGGCGCGGGTCGCGATCGGCTACCGCCAGGTGATGGCCGCGCTGGCGGGGGAGATGTCCCTCGAGGAGGCGCAGGAACGCACCTTCACCGCGACGCGCAAGTTTTCCCGCAAGCAGATGGCCTGGTGGAAGGCCGATCCCCGCATCACCTGGGTCGAGTACGACGACCCGGACCGGGTCGCGAAGGCGCTGGCCGCAGTGCGCAAGATCGGTCAAGCGCCCGGGTCCTGA
- a CDS encoding helix-turn-helix domain-containing protein, with amino-acid sequence MTTPPPRPGRDRLRELLDAVLDEDNRTLDQMADGAYASPYHFSRVLARDVGEAPVAMRRRVMLERAAWQLRHGSTVTDAAWEAGYESLEGFSRAFARAYGHPPSETVARAGDGTSSTWLPAANGIHFHPPMHLWVHAEEQPMNPVTEQQVRHDLDDTRDLIVQAKGLSAAEWNEVRMPGHTVLSWDGAEESIAAVLHRQVFSKEIWLASIEGLDTPPSANPSDPAELLERHDAVAPRWLATVRDIDRRGAWNDRLVDALCDPPESFVLSSVLAHVLTYAAHRRQLARVMLRAAGVTTDEGDPIMWLRRELGEDK; translated from the coding sequence ATGACCACGCCGCCGCCCCGCCCCGGACGGGATCGCCTGCGCGAACTCCTCGACGCGGTGCTCGACGAGGACAACCGGACGCTCGATCAGATGGCGGACGGCGCCTACGCGTCGCCGTACCACTTCAGCAGGGTGCTGGCCCGGGACGTCGGCGAGGCGCCCGTGGCGATGCGACGCCGGGTGATGCTCGAGCGGGCCGCGTGGCAGTTGCGGCACGGCTCCACGGTCACGGACGCCGCTTGGGAGGCGGGATACGAGTCGCTGGAGGGCTTCAGCCGCGCGTTCGCCCGCGCCTACGGTCATCCGCCGAGCGAGACCGTTGCCCGGGCTGGCGACGGCACCTCCAGCACGTGGCTGCCGGCCGCGAACGGCATCCACTTCCACCCGCCCATGCATCTGTGGGTGCACGCCGAGGAGCAGCCGATGAACCCCGTCACCGAACAACAGGTGCGCCACGACCTCGACGACACCCGGGACCTGATCGTGCAGGCCAAGGGTCTGTCGGCAGCGGAATGGAACGAGGTGCGGATGCCCGGCCACACGGTGCTTTCGTGGGATGGCGCGGAGGAGTCGATTGCCGCCGTCCTGCACCGGCAGGTGTTCTCGAAGGAGATCTGGCTGGCGTCGATCGAAGGGCTCGACACCCCGCCGTCCGCCAACCCGTCCGACCCCGCCGAACTGCTCGAACGCCACGACGCCGTGGCGCCACGCTGGCTGGCGACGGTGCGCGACATCGACCGCCGCGGTGCGTGGAACGACCGGCTCGTCGACGCGCTCTGCGACCCGCCGGAGAGCTTCGTGCTGAGCAGCGTGCTCGCGCACGTCCTGACCTACGCCGCCCACCGGCGGCAACTGGCCCGCGTGATGCTGCGCGCCGCCGGAGTCACCACCGATGAGGGCGACCCGATCATGTGGTTGCGCCGCGAACTGGGAGAAGACAAATGA
- a CDS encoding dihydrofolate reductase family protein — MTVTYYTATTLDGFIADPNDSLDWLMRQDLDEAGAQNYGAFIKDIGALVMGSTTYEWVLAHNERTGDAWSYPQPSWVMTSRELPVPDGADVRFAQGDVTDIIDAARAAAGDLGVWVVGGGDLAGQFADAGLLDEVVVSIAPVTLGAGRPILPRRLELKLVETAQNGAFVTARYEVDGVLKEDRP, encoded by the coding sequence ATGACCGTCACCTACTACACCGCCACCACGCTCGACGGCTTCATCGCCGACCCGAACGACTCCCTGGACTGGTTGATGCGCCAGGACCTGGACGAGGCAGGCGCCCAGAACTACGGCGCCTTCATCAAGGACATCGGCGCCCTCGTGATGGGCTCGACGACCTACGAATGGGTGCTCGCCCACAACGAGAGGACCGGCGACGCGTGGTCCTACCCGCAGCCGTCCTGGGTGATGACGTCCCGCGAACTCCCGGTCCCGGACGGCGCCGACGTGCGGTTCGCGCAGGGCGATGTCACCGACATCATCGACGCGGCCCGGGCGGCGGCCGGTGACCTCGGCGTCTGGGTGGTGGGCGGGGGAGACCTCGCCGGACAGTTCGCGGACGCCGGTCTTCTCGACGAAGTGGTGGTCTCGATCGCGCCGGTCACCCTCGGTGCCGGTCGGCCGATCCTCCCGCGCCGACTGGAGTTGAAGCTCGTGGAGACCGCTCAGAACGGGGCCTTCGTGACCGCCCGTTACGAAGTCGATGGTGTGCTCAAGGAGGACCGCCCGTAG
- the ggt gene encoding gamma-glutamyltransferase produces the protein MRRTTALVTTSVTALALALVAPASADPPAPDAPPKTPVAVGHGGAVSSVDPDVSAIGLQVLERGGNAVDAAVATAAALGVTEPYSAGIGGGGYFVHYDAATGEVTTIDGRETAPAAMPSDAFIDPATGAPYPFSPDLVTSGVSVGVPGTPATWQEALDRWGSLSLKDALKPAATLAQRGFVVDETFHLQTAENANRFRTFSSTADLYLADGVPAVGSLFRNPDLARTYRLLGARGTDWFYDGQLAGEIAENVQHPPLSGDTDLPAPPGSMTTGDLAGYEALVQQPTHVSYRGHDVYGMAPSSSGGTTVGESLNILEQFDLAAMGPVDAVHHYLESTALAFADRGRYVGDPAYVDVPTAQLLDDTFAKERACLIDPAVAATKPVPAGDVTSYDGVCEVGAAAPAADADTENLSTTHLTTADRWGNVVAYTLTIEQTGGSGIVVPDRGFILNNELTDFSTVYAETDPNRIQPGKRPRSSMSPTIVLRDGEPVLALGSPGGSTIITTVLQVLLNRLDLGMSLPDAVAAPRASQRNGPVVTAEQAFIDAYGAALADYGHTLSVAGPPGTSASEIGAVAAIEVGPAGQLTAVAEPTRRGGGSALVVDPD, from the coding sequence GTGCGCCGAACCACCGCCCTCGTCACCACGTCCGTCACTGCACTCGCCCTTGCGCTGGTCGCTCCGGCCAGTGCCGACCCGCCCGCCCCGGACGCGCCGCCCAAGACCCCGGTGGCGGTGGGGCATGGCGGCGCCGTGAGTTCCGTGGACCCCGATGTCTCGGCGATCGGGCTACAGGTCCTCGAACGCGGCGGCAACGCGGTCGACGCGGCCGTCGCGACGGCGGCGGCGCTCGGTGTGACCGAGCCCTACAGTGCCGGGATCGGTGGTGGCGGCTACTTCGTCCACTACGACGCGGCCACCGGTGAGGTCACCACCATCGACGGTCGCGAGACCGCCCCTGCGGCCATGCCGTCCGACGCCTTCATCGATCCGGCGACCGGGGCGCCGTACCCGTTCAGCCCGGACCTGGTCACCAGTGGCGTCTCGGTCGGCGTTCCGGGCACGCCGGCCACGTGGCAGGAGGCCCTCGACCGGTGGGGCAGCCTCTCGCTCAAGGACGCGCTGAAGCCCGCGGCCACCCTGGCGCAGCGTGGCTTCGTCGTCGACGAGACCTTCCACCTGCAGACCGCCGAGAACGCCAACCGCTTCCGCACCTTCTCCAGCACCGCTGACCTCTACCTCGCCGATGGCGTGCCGGCCGTCGGAAGCCTGTTCCGTAACCCCGACCTGGCCAGGACCTACCGACTCCTGGGGGCCCGGGGCACCGATTGGTTCTACGACGGACAATTGGCCGGTGAGATCGCCGAGAACGTCCAGCATCCGCCGTTGAGCGGCGACACCGACCTGCCCGCACCGCCCGGCAGCATGACGACAGGGGACCTCGCCGGCTACGAAGCCCTGGTCCAGCAACCGACCCACGTCTCCTATCGCGGTCACGACGTCTACGGCATGGCGCCGTCCTCCTCCGGCGGTACGACGGTCGGTGAGTCCCTCAACATCCTCGAGCAGTTCGACCTCGCCGCGATGGGCCCCGTCGATGCCGTCCACCACTACCTCGAGTCGACCGCGCTCGCGTTCGCCGACCGCGGGAGGTACGTCGGCGACCCGGCCTACGTCGACGTACCGACCGCGCAGTTGCTCGACGACACCTTCGCCAAGGAGCGGGCCTGTTTGATCGACCCGGCCGTCGCGGCGACGAAGCCGGTGCCCGCCGGCGACGTGACGTCGTACGACGGGGTCTGCGAAGTGGGCGCGGCGGCACCGGCTGCCGACGCCGACACCGAGAACCTCTCGACCACTCACCTGACGACCGCCGATCGCTGGGGCAATGTCGTCGCCTACACGCTGACGATTGAGCAGACCGGCGGGTCGGGGATCGTGGTGCCCGATCGCGGCTTCATCCTCAACAACGAGTTGACCGACTTCAGCACTGTGTACGCCGAGACGGACCCCAACCGGATCCAGCCGGGCAAGCGCCCGCGCAGCTCGATGTCGCCGACGATCGTGCTCCGCGACGGCGAGCCGGTGCTCGCGCTCGGTTCGCCGGGTGGATCGACCATCATCACGACGGTCCTGCAGGTGTTGCTGAACCGGCTCGATCTCGGCATGTCGTTGCCGGACGCGGTCGCTGCTCCACGGGCCTCCCAGCGCAACGGCCCGGTGGTCACAGCGGAGCAGGCCTTCATCGATGCGTACGGCGCCGCGCTGGCCGACTACGGACACACGCTGTCCGTCGCCGGCCCGCCCGGGACCAGCGCATCGGAGATCGGTGCCGTGGCGGCGATCGAGGTTGGGCCCGCGGGTCAGTTGACCGCGGTGGCCGAGCCCACGCGTCGGGGCGGGGGCTCGGCACTGGTCGTCGACCCGGACTGA
- a CDS encoding pyridoxamine 5'-phosphate oxidase family protein, with amino-acid sequence MSTPAWTEITSDDALSALLGEPTAAARGKERSTLTEVDRDWLAATPFCVLGTADAEGRCDVSPKGDPAGQLVHVIDDQTIALAERPGNRRADGYRNILANPHVGLNFLIPGRGDTLRINGRARLVSDAPFFDEMVVKGHRPLLAVVVEIETVFFHCAKAFLRSQLWQPESWNPDGKVPRRAVLAHRLERPDTPLEELDAYYGESYKDGLYG; translated from the coding sequence GTGAGTACCCCCGCCTGGACCGAGATCACCAGCGACGACGCCCTGAGCGCGTTGCTGGGGGAACCGACGGCAGCGGCCCGGGGCAAGGAACGCTCCACCCTGACCGAGGTCGACCGCGACTGGCTCGCGGCCACGCCGTTCTGCGTGCTCGGCACCGCTGACGCCGAAGGTCGCTGCGACGTGTCGCCGAAGGGCGACCCGGCCGGCCAACTGGTCCACGTCATCGACGACCAGACGATCGCGCTCGCCGAGCGGCCCGGCAACCGTCGCGCAGACGGGTACCGCAACATCCTTGCCAATCCGCACGTCGGGCTGAACTTCCTGATCCCCGGTCGCGGCGACACGTTGCGGATCAACGGACGCGCCCGGCTCGTCAGCGACGCCCCGTTCTTCGACGAGATGGTGGTCAAGGGCCACCGGCCGCTGTTGGCAGTCGTCGTCGAGATCGAGACCGTCTTCTTCCACTGCGCGAAGGCGTTCCTGCGCTCGCAGTTGTGGCAGCCGGAGTCCTGGAACCCCGACGGCAAGGTCCCGCGTCGCGCCGTACTCGCGCACCGCCTGGAGCGTCCCGACACCCCGCTCGAAGAGCTCGACGCCTACTACGGCGAGTCCTACAAGGACGGCCTCTATGGCTGA
- the dapF gene encoding diaminopimelate epimerase, whose translation MADFPESYAFLKGHGTENDFVLLPDHDGTVHGDLDPARVRALCDRRAGIGGDGVLRVIRSVVSPDAAGQNAEWFMDYRNADGSISEMCGNGIRVFGRHLAVEGLADPSAPVPVATRDGVKVLTFAGGAADGEITVDMGTPKVLEDTQVSIGDQSWPALHVDMGNPHAVAFLDAGADLADIGPLLEPPIHDDAVYPHGVNVEFVVRRGPGHVAMRVHERGSGETRSCGTGACAVMVAAALADGAERDTEYRIDLPGGTLRITWTTDDRILMTGPAVILAEGRTSL comes from the coding sequence ATGGCTGATTTCCCCGAGAGTTACGCCTTCCTCAAGGGCCACGGCACCGAGAACGACTTCGTGCTGCTCCCCGACCACGACGGCACGGTCCACGGCGACCTCGACCCGGCCCGGGTGCGCGCGCTGTGTGACCGCCGTGCCGGCATCGGTGGTGACGGTGTCCTGCGCGTCATCCGCTCCGTCGTCAGCCCGGATGCCGCCGGTCAGAATGCCGAGTGGTTCATGGACTACCGCAACGCCGACGGCTCGATCTCCGAGATGTGCGGCAACGGCATCCGGGTCTTCGGGCGCCACCTCGCGGTCGAGGGCCTGGCCGATCCCTCCGCCCCCGTGCCCGTCGCGACGCGCGACGGCGTGAAGGTGCTGACCTTTGCCGGCGGTGCCGCCGACGGCGAGATCACCGTCGACATGGGTACGCCGAAGGTCCTCGAGGACACCCAGGTGTCGATCGGCGACCAGTCCTGGCCGGCTCTCCACGTCGACATGGGTAACCCCCACGCCGTGGCCTTCCTCGACGCAGGCGCCGACCTCGCCGACATCGGCCCGCTCCTCGAGCCGCCCATCCATGACGACGCCGTCTATCCCCACGGCGTCAACGTCGAGTTCGTCGTACGACGAGGGCCGGGCCACGTGGCCATGCGGGTCCACGAACGCGGCTCCGGCGAGACTCGCTCCTGCGGGACCGGCGCCTGCGCGGTGATGGTGGCCGCCGCTCTCGCCGATGGCGCCGAGCGCGACACCGAGTACCGGATCGACCTCCCCGGCGGGACGCTGCGGATCACCTGGACGACCGACGACCGGATCCTGATGACCGGCCCCGCGGTGATCCTGGCCGAGGGCCGCACCTCACTCTGA